The following coding sequences lie in one Flavobacterium cyclinae genomic window:
- a CDS encoding ZIP family metal transporter, whose product MQYIITFSAVIIGFLFALLLKPQKKKNIKLLLAFSGAFLLSLTVLHLLPELFSEGHNHVHEGEEAHTTLPVGVFIMIGILFQILLEFFSKGAEHGHVHVHTDEHNELHHIPWLLFISLCIHALLEGFPIHNNHNLAYGIAVHHLPIAIILTLFFVNAKMNKMMIFAFMFTFALMTPMGTFLAEQMHFAQHYAKEISAVVVGILFHISSTIIFESNEGHKFNLAKITMIVFGFVLAYIIEMGHSH is encoded by the coding sequence ATGCAATATATCATCACCTTTTCGGCCGTAATTATTGGCTTTTTATTCGCGTTACTTTTAAAACCACAAAAAAAGAAAAACATCAAATTGTTATTGGCGTTTAGTGGTGCATTTTTACTTTCGCTAACGGTTTTACATTTACTTCCCGAATTATTCAGCGAAGGACACAACCACGTTCACGAAGGTGAAGAAGCACATACGACGTTACCCGTTGGGGTTTTCATTATGATTGGAATTCTGTTCCAAATTTTATTAGAGTTTTTCTCAAAAGGAGCTGAACACGGTCACGTTCATGTGCATACAGACGAGCATAACGAATTACATCACATTCCGTGGTTATTGTTTATTAGTTTGTGCATTCACGCCTTGTTAGAAGGTTTCCCTATTCACAACAATCACAATTTAGCTTACGGAATTGCGGTTCATCACTTACCTATTGCTATTATTTTGACTTTGTTTTTTGTGAATGCCAAGATGAATAAAATGATGATTTTTGCGTTTATGTTCACCTTCGCTTTAATGACTCCAATGGGAACTTTTTTAGCCGAACAAATGCATTTTGCCCAACATTATGCTAAAGAAATTTCAGCAGTTGTGGTGGGAATTTTATTCCATATTTCATCCACCATAATTTTTGAAAGTAACGAAGGACACAAATTCAATTTGGCAAAAATTACGATGATAGTATTTGGTTTTGTTTTGGCTTACATAATTGAAATGGGACATTCGCATTAA
- a CDS encoding PH domain-containing protein, with protein MGIFSALLGNAGAVNQETLVKDYGKLLITGEEIELGFKLIRDTFIFTNKRLILIEKQGITGSKIEYKSITYKSISRFSVETAGTFDLEAELKIWVSSEAHPSIVKQFNKSVNVYDVQNVLAHHVLK; from the coding sequence ATGGGAATTTTTTCTGCTTTACTTGGAAATGCAGGTGCTGTAAATCAAGAAACTTTAGTAAAAGATTATGGCAAATTATTAATCACTGGAGAAGAAATTGAATTAGGTTTCAAACTGATTCGTGACACTTTTATTTTTACAAACAAGCGATTAATATTGATTGAAAAACAAGGAATAACAGGTAGTAAAATTGAATACAAATCGATTACTTACAAAAGTATTTCACGCTTTAGTGTTGAAACAGCAGGAACTTTTGACTTAGAAGCCGAATTGAAAATTTGGGTTTCTAGCGAAGCTCATCCAAGTATCGTGAAACAATTTAATAAATCTGTCAATGTCTATGATGTGCAGAATGTTTTGGCACATCATGTTTTAAAATAA
- the murQ gene encoding N-acetylmuramic acid 6-phosphate etherase, giving the protein MNFTKTTEQASKYEHLEKMSVTDLLANINNEDKTVPLAVEKALPQIEKLVTEIVSKMKQGGRLFYIGAGTSGRLGIVDASECPPTFGVPFDLVIGIIAGGDSAIRKAVEFAEDDQEQAWKDLQQWNINKNDVVVGIAASGTTPYVIGGLEMCNQNNISTGSISCNAESPLSKTAQFPIDVVVGPEFVTGSSRMKAGTAQKLVLNMISTSTMIQLGRVKGNKMVDMQLSNTKLIDRGTRMIMDEIPVNYEEAGKLLETHGSVRNAVNFYNNKNKI; this is encoded by the coding sequence ATGAATTTTACCAAAACAACAGAACAAGCATCCAAATACGAACATTTAGAAAAAATGTCGGTAACGGATTTGTTGGCGAATATCAACAATGAAGACAAAACAGTTCCGTTAGCGGTGGAAAAAGCCTTACCCCAAATTGAAAAATTAGTTACTGAAATTGTTTCGAAAATGAAACAAGGCGGTCGTTTGTTTTACATTGGTGCGGGAACTTCAGGACGTTTAGGAATTGTAGATGCTTCGGAATGTCCACCAACTTTTGGTGTTCCTTTTGATTTGGTAATTGGAATTATTGCAGGCGGCGATAGTGCAATTCGAAAAGCAGTTGAATTTGCTGAAGACGACCAGGAACAAGCTTGGAAAGATTTACAACAATGGAACATCAATAAAAACGATGTTGTTGTTGGAATAGCAGCTTCAGGAACTACGCCTTATGTGATTGGCGGTTTAGAAATGTGCAATCAAAATAACATCAGCACAGGAAGTATCAGTTGTAACGCGGAAAGTCCACTATCCAAAACTGCTCAATTTCCAATTGATGTTGTGGTTGGACCAGAATTCGTTACAGGAAGTTCTCGTATGAAAGCTGGAACAGCTCAAAAATTGGTTTTAAACATGATTTCGACTTCAACCATGATTCAGTTAGGACGAGTTAAAGGCAATAAAATGGTTGATATGCAATTGAGTAACACCAAATTGATCGATAGAGGAACAAGAATGATTATGGACGAGATTCCAGTAAATTATGAAGAAGCTGGGAAACTTTTAGAAACACACGGAAGTGTTAGAAATGCCGTAAACTTTTACAACAATAAAAATAAAATATAA
- a CDS encoding DUF6095 family protein, translating to MATDKNILAKGIKYLAGALPLLFLGPIIINSAFKNEKHPLYPYVLTLGILVALTAMFLIYKGINTLVKSMFDGDKQ from the coding sequence ATGGCAACAGATAAAAACATATTAGCAAAAGGAATAAAGTATTTAGCTGGAGCTTTACCATTGTTATTTCTTGGCCCTATTATTATTAACAGTGCATTCAAAAATGAAAAACATCCTTTATATCCATATGTTTTAACATTGGGAATATTAGTTGCTTTAACAGCGATGTTTCTAATTTACAAAGGCATTAATACTTTAGTAAAAAGTATGTTTGATGGTGATAAACAATAG
- a CDS encoding DNA topoisomerase IV, whose protein sequence is MKFKIQYSIYGLLLLTVLTSCYNQERNCTDFKTGKFTSETEIEGKKYTSTFERNDSIQIETFEGKIDTFKVRWTNDCEYVMQNIHPKNREEKKAVQMKILTTDKNSYTFEYSFVGDSKKQRGTVRKMD, encoded by the coding sequence ATGAAATTCAAAATACAATATTCGATTTACGGTTTACTATTACTAACTGTACTAACTTCTTGTTACAATCAAGAACGCAATTGCACTGATTTTAAAACCGGAAAATTCACTTCAGAAACCGAAATTGAAGGAAAAAAATATACGAGTACATTTGAACGTAATGATTCCATTCAAATTGAAACTTTTGAAGGAAAAATCGATACGTTTAAAGTTAGATGGACGAATGATTGTGAATACGTAATGCAAAATATTCATCCTAAAAACAGAGAGGAGAAGAAAGCAGTTCAAATGAAGATTTTAACTACTGATAAAAACTCTTATACATTTGAATATTCATTTGTAGGCGATTCAAAAAAACAAAGAGGAACAGTAAGAAAAATGGATTAA
- a CDS encoding formate--tetrahydrofolate ligase → MSTFPSDIEIAQNATMSHIKDIAKKINISEDDLEFYGKYKAKLPLRLQQENPKGKLILVSAMSPTKYGEGKTTMSIGLTDGLNYIGKKAIAVLREPSLGPVFGLKGGAAGGGYVQVLPMEDINLHFTGDFSAIEKANNLLSAVIDNNLQNTKYSLNLDPKSIAWKRVMDMNDRSLRQIIIGVGAKANGTMREDGFNITPASEVMAILCLAKDLEDLKFRLGNIYVGKTLDGKAIFARDLNVVGAMATLLKDAIKPNLVQTIDGNPAILHGGPFASIAQGTNTAIATKMGLSLGDYVVTEAGFGADLGAEKFLHIKCEQSGLKPDAVVLVATIRAIKHHAGLAAEDFKTENVSAIEKGFCNLEKHIENMQQFGLNPVVCINAFPDDTQAEYDILKELCATKGVTAIVSTAFAHGGKGSAEVAQKVVEEIEKETANYKPLYQPSDSIENKINVVAKNIYGANSVEFSPKSKAQLKMINDLGFGHFSICMAKTPASFSDNEKLIGRPANFDITVREFEISSGAGFVVPLLGDVMRMPGLPAVPNAERIDIDNEGRITGLS, encoded by the coding sequence ATGTCAACATTTCCATCAGACATTGAAATTGCGCAAAATGCAACGATGTCTCATATTAAAGATATTGCCAAAAAAATCAATATTTCAGAAGACGATTTAGAATTTTATGGCAAGTACAAAGCCAAATTACCACTGCGCTTACAACAAGAAAACCCAAAAGGAAAACTGATTTTAGTTTCTGCCATGTCGCCAACCAAATATGGTGAGGGAAAAACAACCATGTCGATTGGTTTAACGGACGGATTGAATTACATCGGTAAAAAAGCGATTGCGGTTTTACGTGAACCTTCACTTGGACCCGTTTTCGGCTTAAAAGGTGGCGCTGCTGGTGGAGGTTATGTGCAAGTGTTGCCAATGGAAGACATCAATTTGCATTTCACAGGTGATTTTTCTGCCATTGAAAAAGCGAATAATCTACTTTCGGCGGTGATTGATAATAATTTACAAAACACGAAATATTCTTTAAATCTTGATCCAAAATCTATCGCTTGGAAACGAGTTATGGATATGAATGATCGTTCGTTGCGTCAAATTATTATTGGAGTAGGAGCAAAAGCAAATGGTACAATGCGTGAAGACGGTTTCAATATTACACCAGCTTCGGAAGTGATGGCGATTTTATGCTTGGCGAAAGATTTAGAAGATTTGAAATTCCGATTAGGAAATATTTATGTTGGGAAAACGTTAGATGGAAAAGCCATTTTTGCTCGCGATTTGAATGTAGTAGGAGCCATGGCAACATTATTGAAAGATGCGATAAAACCGAACTTAGTACAAACCATAGACGGTAATCCAGCTATTTTACATGGTGGACCATTTGCTAGTATTGCACAAGGAACTAATACAGCTATTGCTACAAAAATGGGATTATCATTAGGCGATTACGTAGTAACAGAAGCAGGTTTTGGTGCTGATTTAGGAGCTGAAAAGTTTCTACACATCAAATGTGAACAAAGTGGTTTAAAACCAGATGCTGTGGTTTTAGTAGCAACCATTCGTGCTATTAAGCATCATGCGGGATTAGCAGCGGAAGATTTTAAAACAGAAAACGTAAGTGCCATTGAAAAAGGCTTTTGCAATTTGGAAAAACACATTGAAAACATGCAACAATTTGGATTGAATCCTGTGGTTTGCATCAATGCTTTTCCTGATGATACGCAAGCGGAATATGATATATTAAAAGAATTATGTGCTACTAAAGGAGTTACGGCTATTGTTAGTACTGCGTTTGCTCATGGTGGAAAAGGTTCGGCTGAAGTAGCGCAAAAAGTAGTTGAAGAAATTGAAAAAGAAACTGCAAATTATAAACCATTGTACCAACCTTCCGATTCTATTGAAAATAAAATCAACGTAGTTGCTAAAAATATTTATGGCGCGAATTCAGTTGAGTTTTCTCCAAAATCGAAAGCACAATTGAAAATGATTAACGATTTAGGATTTGGTCATTTTTCTATTTGTATGGCGAAAACACCAGCAAGTTTTTCAGATAATGAAAAGTTAATTGGTCGCCCTGCAAATTTTGACATTACCGTTCGTGAATTTGAAATTTCTTCAGGAGCTGGATTTGTAGTGCCATTATTAGGTGATGTAATGCGAATGCCAGGTTTACCAGCGGTTCCAAACGCAGAACGAATTGATATTGACAACGAAGGAAGAATTACGGGATTGTCTTAA